A stretch of the Porifericola rhodea genome encodes the following:
- a CDS encoding MerR family transcriptional regulator: MSNYSIRDLEQLSGIKAHTLRIWEQRYQFIIPKRTETNIRYYDDKDLKLVLNIALLKDNGFKISKIAGMSDEDMLNEVLRLTERNLRYPDQIHALTLAMIDLDEDRFEKIMSTNILKLGFESTMINVIYPFLSKIGVLWQTGSINPSQEHFITNLIRQKLIVAIDGQFVSNAESQHKYLLYLPEGELHEITLLFLCYLIKARHNKVIYLGQNLPFEDLVSVNNVHRPDFILTIFTTSPSSDQVEDYMDKLSKTFKDTQILLSGYQVIGQNLKTPDNIKIFARIDHIVQFVENNKLQKVSSN, encoded by the coding sequence GTGAGCAATTATTCAATCCGTGATCTTGAACAACTATCTGGAATTAAAGCCCATACCCTAAGAATATGGGAGCAACGTTATCAGTTTATTATTCCTAAGCGTACCGAAACCAACATACGCTATTACGATGACAAAGATCTGAAGCTGGTACTGAATATTGCCCTTCTGAAAGATAATGGTTTCAAGATTTCCAAAATCGCCGGAATGAGCGACGAAGACATGCTTAACGAAGTACTGCGGCTTACCGAAAGAAATCTACGCTACCCAGACCAGATACATGCACTTACCCTGGCCATGATTGATCTTGATGAAGATCGCTTTGAAAAAATCATGTCTACCAACATTTTAAAGCTGGGTTTTGAAAGCACTATGATTAATGTGATTTACCCCTTTCTTTCTAAAATTGGTGTGCTGTGGCAAACGGGATCAATCAATCCTTCTCAGGAACATTTTATCACCAACCTGATTCGCCAAAAGCTAATTGTAGCTATTGACGGACAGTTCGTTTCTAATGCTGAAAGTCAGCATAAGTATCTGCTCTACCTTCCGGAAGGGGAACTGCATGAGATCACTCTTCTCTTCTTATGTTACCTAATTAAAGCGAGACATAATAAAGTTATTTATCTCGGGCAAAACCTTCCTTTTGAGGATCTGGTATCCGTAAATAATGTACACCGGCCAGATTTTATCCTTACTATTTTCACTACCAGCCCATCTTCGGATCAGGTAGAAGATTATATGGATAAGTTATCTAAAACTTTTAAGGACACTCAAATTTTGCTAAGTGGCTATCAGGTAATTGGGCAGAACTTAAAAACTCCTGACAACATTAAGATTTTTGCCCGTATAGACCACATAGTGCAATTTGTAGAAAACAATAAGCTTCAGAAAGTCTCATCTAATTAA
- a CDS encoding sulfatase encodes MRIIFLIALAVFSLFYAPKMATAQSSPLPNIIIFLVDDLGWADLNCYGSDLHETPNIDKLARMGVRFTHAYSASTVCSPSRAAIMTGKYPARLNITDWISGSINKYGKVQVPDWQKFLPLEEETLAEYLKGKGYSTGHIGKWHLGEDTIYYPQHQGFDVNIAGYSKGSPPSYFYPYERQNRDPIPYLEGGEEGEYLTDRLTEEALHFIKKQASKPFFLNFDHYSVHTPIQAKEEQRQYYESKIQEGMTHQNAKYAAMVHSTDESMGRIMELLDSLEIMSNTMIIFTSDNGGLILRNITSNAPLRSGKGSPYEGGTRVPMIIKPAHEASLGFESEEPVISMDIFATIRGLLEEGSQVVYEDGYSLLPLLEAEDNSLKREALYWHYPHHHQGGSAPHSAIRMGNYKLIEFYEKDEHELYHLVEDIGESQNLVHQQSEISKDLYQQLKKWKVEVGAQLPTPNPHYDSLKALEYYHNW; translated from the coding sequence ATGCGCATCATTTTTCTTATTGCTCTGGCAGTCTTTTCGCTGTTTTATGCACCGAAGATGGCTACTGCCCAAAGTTCTCCACTTCCTAATATTATTATTTTTCTTGTAGATGACCTTGGTTGGGCTGACTTAAATTGTTACGGTAGCGATTTACACGAAACGCCAAATATAGATAAACTGGCTCGGATGGGAGTCAGGTTTACCCATGCTTACTCTGCTTCTACAGTCTGTTCACCGAGCAGAGCAGCTATAATGACGGGTAAATACCCTGCCAGGCTTAATATTACCGATTGGATAAGTGGTAGCATTAATAAGTATGGCAAAGTTCAGGTACCGGACTGGCAGAAATTTTTGCCTTTGGAGGAGGAAACACTAGCCGAATACCTTAAAGGTAAGGGCTATAGTACCGGACATATTGGAAAATGGCATTTAGGAGAAGACACTATATATTACCCCCAACACCAGGGCTTTGATGTAAATATAGCTGGTTATAGTAAAGGCTCACCGCCATCATACTTTTATCCTTACGAGCGACAAAACCGTGATCCGATTCCATATTTAGAAGGGGGAGAAGAAGGAGAGTATCTGACTGACCGACTTACAGAGGAAGCCCTGCACTTTATAAAAAAACAGGCTAGTAAACCTTTCTTTCTCAATTTTGATCATTATTCTGTCCACACCCCCATACAGGCCAAAGAAGAACAGAGACAGTATTATGAGTCTAAAATTCAAGAGGGCATGACTCACCAAAATGCTAAATATGCTGCAATGGTGCACAGTACTGATGAAAGTATGGGACGCATCATGGAGCTTTTGGATAGTCTGGAGATAATGAGTAATACCATGATAATTTTTACCAGTGATAATGGCGGGCTTATCTTAAGAAATATTACCAGTAATGCTCCACTCAGGTCAGGCAAAGGTTCTCCATACGAAGGTGGAACCAGGGTGCCTATGATTATCAAACCGGCGCATGAAGCATCATTAGGTTTTGAGTCGGAAGAGCCCGTGATTTCTATGGATATATTTGCGACAATCAGAGGTTTATTGGAGGAGGGGAGCCAGGTAGTCTATGAAGATGGTTATAGCTTACTTCCCTTGCTAGAAGCTGAAGACAATAGCCTGAAAAGAGAAGCTTTGTACTGGCACTATCCGCATCATCATCAAGGGGGCTCAGCTCCACATAGTGCTATCAGAATGGGTAATTATAAACTAATAGAGTTTTACGAAAAAGACGAACATGAGCTGTATCATCTTGTAGAGGATATAGGTGAAAGTCAAAATCTAGTTCATCAGCAGTCAGAAATAAGCAAAGATTTGTATCAGCAACTAAAAAAGTGGAAAGTGGAAGTAGGCGCTCAATTACCCACTCCCAATCCTCATTATGACTCTTTAAAAGCGCTGGAGTATTACCACAACTGGTAG
- a CDS encoding sterol desaturase family protein, protein MNVLSSIVFFLLGFVGMEFFSWFIHKYIMHGPLWSIHKTHHTATKGFFELNDVFSLIFGTAAVVLIILGVNSLDYRFWLGLGITAYGFSYFLLHDILIHRRIKSKQKPSGKYWNGIAKAHRDHHKSNQRDGSVSFGLLIVPFKYFSKRK, encoded by the coding sequence ATGAATGTATTAAGCAGCATAGTATTTTTTTTGTTGGGCTTTGTGGGCATGGAATTCTTCTCGTGGTTTATTCATAAATATATCATGCATGGCCCACTTTGGAGTATTCATAAAACACATCATACTGCTACCAAAGGCTTCTTTGAATTGAACGATGTATTTTCTTTAATTTTTGGCACAGCTGCGGTAGTTCTTATCATATTAGGTGTAAATTCGCTAGATTATAGATTTTGGTTAGGTTTGGGAATTACTGCATATGGGTTTTCTTACTTTCTTCTGCACGATATCTTGATTCATAGACGAATTAAATCAAAGCAGAAGCCAAGTGGAAAATACTGGAATGGAATAGCCAAAGCCCATAGAGACCATCATAAATCTAATCAGAGAGACGGCTCAGTATCTTTCGGGTTACTGATCGTACCTTTTAAATACTTCAGCAAACGTAAATAG
- a CDS encoding fatty acid desaturase, with translation MVWYREKGVHIAIAIILLWLTSLFCLLSLFEVSWSNPLTYLFILVQTHLYTGLFITAHDAMHGAISKSKQTNNLLGKIAAGLFAYNSYKKLFPKHHMHHRFVATDQDPDYHHGNFITWYFKFALEYVSIWQILLMAGTYELMLLAFPKPNVILFYILPSVLATLQLFYFGTYLPHRGEKQNKHHSSTQEKNHLWAFVSCYFFGYHYEHHNSPGTPWWQLYKEKEKMVNN, from the coding sequence ATGGTCTGGTATCGCGAAAAAGGTGTACATATCGCAATAGCCATCATACTATTATGGCTGACCAGCTTATTTTGTCTTTTATCTTTGTTTGAGGTCAGCTGGTCTAACCCATTAACTTATTTATTTATACTTGTACAGACCCATTTGTACACAGGTCTTTTTATCACTGCGCATGATGCTATGCACGGGGCAATCTCAAAATCTAAGCAAACCAATAATTTATTAGGAAAAATAGCAGCGGGCTTATTCGCCTACAATTCCTATAAAAAACTGTTTCCTAAGCACCATATGCACCATCGCTTTGTGGCAACAGATCAAGACCCTGATTATCATCATGGTAATTTTATTACCTGGTATTTTAAGTTTGCGCTTGAGTATGTTAGCATTTGGCAAATTCTGTTGATGGCGGGTACTTATGAGCTTATGTTGCTTGCTTTCCCTAAACCCAATGTAATACTCTTCTACATTCTTCCTTCAGTTCTTGCTACACTTCAGCTATTTTACTTTGGCACATACCTACCGCATCGTGGGGAGAAACAAAACAAACATCACTCTTCTACACAGGAAAAAAATCACCTTTGGGCATTTGTAAGCTGTTATTTCTTTGGCTACCACTATGAGCACCACAACTCTCCAGGCACTCCGTGGTGGCAGCTTTATAAAGAAAAAGAAAAAATGGTTAATAATTAA
- a CDS encoding phytoene/squalene synthase family protein, with amino-acid sequence MNLFDLTTFKCSKVITEHYSTSFTLGIKTLHKRFHYPIYAIYGFVRYADEIVDTFHNHDKKALLDRFKVETYQAINEKISLNPVLHAFQSVVNKYHIEEELIEAFLKSMEMDLHKQTYNLNTYEEYIYGSAEVVGLMCLRVFCEGDEQQYQNLKEPARRLGAAFQKVNFLRDIKSDYEERGRVYFPGIDFSSFSSQAKCQIEDDIQEDFDAAYQGIIRLPSGAKLGVYMAYIYYLNLFKKIKNCSADTIADRRIRIPDNQKFALLISTYFRARFNYF; translated from the coding sequence ATGAACCTCTTTGATCTTACTACTTTCAAATGCAGCAAAGTAATTACTGAGCATTATAGCACCTCATTTACGCTTGGTATCAAAACTTTGCACAAGCGATTCCATTATCCTATTTATGCGATATATGGTTTCGTCAGGTATGCTGATGAAATTGTTGATACCTTTCATAACCACGACAAAAAGGCTTTACTGGATCGTTTTAAAGTTGAAACCTATCAGGCCATTAACGAAAAAATCAGCTTGAACCCTGTATTGCATGCCTTTCAGTCGGTGGTTAATAAATACCATATAGAAGAAGAATTGATTGAAGCTTTTCTTAAGAGTATGGAAATGGATCTCCACAAACAGACTTATAATCTTAATACCTATGAGGAGTACATTTATGGTTCAGCGGAAGTTGTAGGTCTTATGTGTCTCAGAGTTTTCTGTGAAGGTGACGAGCAACAATATCAAAACTTAAAAGAACCAGCACGCAGACTAGGGGCAGCATTTCAGAAAGTGAACTTTTTAAGGGACATTAAGTCAGATTATGAAGAAAGAGGAAGAGTTTACTTTCCGGGAATAGATTTCAGCAGTTTTTCTTCGCAGGCCAAATGCCAGATAGAAGATGATATTCAGGAAGATTTTGATGCTGCCTATCAGGGTATCATAAGATTACCATCGGGTGCTAAACTGGGCGTTTACATGGCCTATATTTATTACCTCAATCTATTTAAAAAAATAAAGAATTGTTCTGCCGATACTATCGCAGACCGCAGGATACGAATTCCTGATAATCAGAAGTTTGCCCTGCTAATAAGCACTTATTTCAGGGCAAGATTCAACTACTTTTAA
- a CDS encoding MarR family winged helix-turn-helix transcriptional regulator — protein sequence MGKEIEKILELLVYWKEYSKEGKTDIYEFAHWLLKNDVNYTPKESEDHQYPSQQYISSTYTVDDQLTLFWARLVRYTHLWSKKALHDLPISSVEEYGLLKSVQFLRNAKKSDLISYSLLETTTCFEMIKRLIKSAYLQESVDPNDRRSRLVQLTKKGEEIIAEADQNMRQLSVLLMGDLNKLQKEELLKYLSQLNLFHEKLYHDKREATFDQLLARK from the coding sequence ATGGGCAAAGAAATAGAAAAAATTTTAGAGCTGTTAGTTTACTGGAAAGAGTACAGTAAAGAGGGTAAGACTGATATTTATGAGTTTGCGCACTGGCTTCTAAAAAATGACGTAAACTATACGCCAAAAGAATCAGAAGATCATCAATATCCCAGCCAGCAATACATCTCCAGCACATATACGGTAGATGATCAGTTAACTTTGTTTTGGGCTCGTCTTGTTCGTTATACTCACCTATGGTCTAAGAAAGCTTTGCACGATTTGCCTATAAGTTCAGTAGAAGAATACGGCTTACTAAAATCTGTACAGTTTCTTAGAAATGCTAAAAAATCTGATCTGATTAGCTATAGCCTGTTAGAAACCACAACCTGTTTTGAAATGATTAAAAGGCTGATCAAATCTGCCTATCTGCAAGAGTCAGTAGATCCAAATGATAGGCGCTCCCGATTGGTACAGCTTACAAAAAAGGGGGAAGAAATTATTGCTGAAGCTGATCAGAATATGCGCCAATTGTCAGTTTTGTTAATGGGTGATCTGAATAAGCTACAAAAAGAAGAACTGCTTAAATACCTTAGTCAGCTCAATCTGTTTCATGAAAAGCTTTATCATGATAAACGAGAGGCTACGTTTGATCAATTATTGGCCAGAAAGTAA
- a CDS encoding RNA polymerase sigma factor: protein MTALEFSYSLDKMSKSLKPFALKLTKDMEEANDLLQETILKAFTNRDKFTDGTNLKAWLYTIMKNTFITNYQRMVRRNTFIDTTDNLHYINSTSSVTENQAYSSFAMRDIKGAITKLDDAYKTPFMMHYRGFKYHEIADRLSIPIGTVKNRIHIARKELKSTLKNYAVKE from the coding sequence ATGACAGCACTTGAATTCAGTTACTCGCTCGACAAAATGTCTAAGTCTTTAAAGCCTTTTGCTCTTAAACTTACTAAGGACATGGAAGAAGCAAATGATTTGCTTCAGGAAACAATCTTGAAAGCCTTTACAAATCGCGACAAATTTACTGACGGTACTAACCTTAAGGCTTGGTTGTATACCATTATGAAAAACACCTTCATCACTAATTATCAGAGAATGGTGCGCCGCAATACATTTATCGATACTACTGATAACCTGCACTATATCAACAGTACCAGTAGCGTTACAGAAAATCAGGCCTACTCTAGCTTTGCAATGCGTGATATTAAAGGTGCAATTACTAAACTTGACGATGCGTATAAAACGCCTTTCATGATGCACTATCGTGGATTTAAATATCATGAAATTGCAGATCGTTTAAGCATTCCTATCGGGACTGTAAAAAACAGAATTCACATTGCTAGAAAAGAGCTAAAATCTACATTGAAGAACTACGCCGTTAAGGAGTAG
- a CDS encoding phytoene desaturase family protein: MKKNKIIVIGSGFSGISAATSLADRGYEVTLLEKHNSPGGRARSFSQDGFTFDMGPSWYWMPDVFDSYFESFGYKTTDLYNLKRLDPSYKVVFGKDDYMDLPASFKALANLFDTLESGSSIQLDKFLEQAAYKYEVGINNLVYKPSRSVSEFLSLKLLYDITRMDVFKSFHKHIRSFFENDRIIRIMEFPILLLGALPQNTPALYSLMNYADIKLGTWYPMGGMHKIVEGMMKVATNKGVKLVLNADVKSFDIQENRIAAVHTSTETYTADVVVSGADYHHVETQLLPKQYRSYSDEYWDSRKMAPSSLLFYVGINKKLDMLEHHNLFFDEDFGPHAADIYENKKWPEKPLFYLSVTSRTDESVAPPGHENLFFLIPVAPDLKDNEEIREKYYNIVMERLEEYTGQNIREAVVYKRSYAHNDFVKDYNAYKGNAYGLANTLMQTAILKPSLKSKKINNLFYTGQLTVPGPGVPPSLISGKVVAEQVAKEYSQ; the protein is encoded by the coding sequence ATGAAAAAGAATAAGATTATTGTTATTGGATCGGGTTTTTCTGGTATTTCTGCCGCCACAAGTTTAGCAGATAGAGGATATGAAGTAACGTTACTTGAAAAGCACAATTCGCCAGGCGGCAGAGCCCGATCTTTTTCTCAGGATGGATTCACGTTTGATATGGGCCCCAGCTGGTATTGGATGCCAGATGTATTTGACTCATATTTTGAAAGTTTTGGATATAAAACCACAGACCTTTATAACCTCAAACGTTTAGATCCATCCTACAAAGTTGTTTTTGGCAAGGATGATTATATGGATTTGCCAGCGTCGTTTAAAGCGCTGGCAAATTTATTTGATACACTGGAGAGTGGTAGCAGCATTCAGCTAGATAAATTTCTGGAGCAGGCAGCATATAAATATGAAGTCGGTATCAATAACCTGGTGTATAAGCCTAGCCGCTCAGTCAGTGAATTTTTAAGTCTTAAGCTTTTGTACGACATCACCAGAATGGATGTCTTTAAATCTTTTCACAAACACATCCGCTCCTTCTTTGAGAACGATCGTATCATTCGCATCATGGAGTTTCCCATCCTTTTGTTAGGAGCCCTACCCCAAAACACTCCTGCACTTTACAGTTTGATGAATTATGCTGATATTAAGCTAGGTACCTGGTATCCTATGGGTGGCATGCACAAAATTGTGGAAGGGATGATGAAAGTGGCTACCAATAAAGGAGTAAAACTGGTACTTAACGCCGATGTGAAAAGCTTTGACATACAAGAGAACCGTATCGCAGCAGTACACACCAGTACAGAAACTTATACAGCAGATGTTGTGGTAAGCGGCGCCGACTACCATCATGTAGAGACACAACTGCTGCCAAAACAATACCGCTCCTATTCAGACGAATATTGGGATAGCCGAAAAATGGCTCCTTCATCATTGCTATTTTACGTTGGTATTAACAAAAAGCTGGATATGCTGGAGCACCATAACCTTTTCTTTGACGAAGATTTTGGACCTCATGCAGCAGATATTTATGAAAACAAAAAATGGCCGGAAAAACCTTTATTCTATCTTTCTGTCACATCTCGTACTGATGAATCAGTAGCTCCTCCCGGACACGAAAATCTTTTCTTCCTTATTCCGGTAGCTCCTGACCTCAAAGACAATGAGGAAATCAGAGAAAAGTACTACAACATAGTTATGGAAAGGCTGGAAGAATATACAGGACAAAACATACGCGAAGCAGTAGTATACAAAAGATCTTACGCGCACAACGATTTTGTAAAAGATTATAACGCATACAAGGGTAATGCCTATGGTCTGGCTAATACACTTATGCAGACGGCAATACTTAAGCCCAGTTTAAAAAGTAAGAAAATAAACAACTTATTTTATACAGGTCAGCTAACAGTACCCGGTCCTGGTGTTCCCCCCTCCCTTATTTCGGGTAAGGTGGTAGCCGAGCAGGTAGCTAAAGAATATAGCCAGTAA
- a CDS encoding 4-hydroxy-3-methylbut-2-enyl diphosphate reductase — MLHLKVDIDHNSGFCFGVVYAIEMAEDILSEDSHLYCLGDIVHNDEEVRRLEKKGLKIINHEALKEIYNEKVLIRAHGEPPSTYRIALENNLQLIDASCPVVLKLQNRIKNSYDKDESIYIYGKHGHAEVEGLLGQTNQEAVVFQNIDELDISQLPKNITLYSQTTKSTDKFYEISSTLKEAGIEVNANDTICRQVSNRDKELRAFASNYDIILFVSGTKSSNGKVLYGVCKDKNPNTYFVSSESEIDTSWFSEGNSVGICGATSTPMWLMENVKSKLLSL; from the coding sequence ATGTTACATCTAAAAGTAGATATTGACCATAATTCAGGGTTTTGCTTCGGAGTGGTTTACGCGATAGAAATGGCAGAAGACATTCTCTCCGAAGATAGCCATCTTTATTGCCTGGGTGATATTGTACATAATGATGAAGAAGTACGCCGACTTGAGAAAAAAGGATTAAAAATCATAAATCACGAAGCTTTAAAAGAAATCTACAACGAAAAAGTATTAATACGTGCCCACGGTGAGCCTCCATCCACCTACCGCATAGCCCTTGAAAACAACCTTCAGCTCATTGATGCTTCCTGCCCGGTAGTATTAAAACTTCAGAATAGAATTAAAAACTCGTATGACAAAGACGAGAGCATTTATATCTACGGAAAACATGGACATGCTGAGGTAGAAGGACTTTTGGGCCAGACAAATCAGGAAGCTGTCGTATTTCAAAATATAGACGAGTTAGACATTTCTCAACTACCAAAAAACATTACACTTTACAGCCAGACAACCAAAAGCACTGATAAATTTTATGAGATAAGCAGCACACTCAAAGAGGCGGGCATAGAAGTTAACGCTAATGATACCATATGCCGGCAAGTCTCCAACAGAGATAAAGAGTTAAGGGCTTTTGCCAGCAACTACGATATAATATTATTTGTATCAGGCACCAAATCTTCTAACGGTAAGGTTTTATATGGAGTTTGTAAGGACAAAAACCCTAACACTTACTTTGTTTCCAGCGAAAGCGAGATTGATACTAGCTGGTTTTCGGAAGGAAATTCAGTAGGGATATGTGGAGCTACTTCTACTCCTATGTGGCTTATGGAAAATGTAAAATCTAAATTGCTTAGCTTGTAG
- a CDS encoding TonB-dependent receptor, whose amino-acid sequence MGELSGFVRDAKTEEGLIGVSIRLEGTELGGITDMNGFYQIKNIPAKTYNVTASYVGYRSKTRYNVIVRSGGNPDINFSLTEAVDELSEIVVEASPFEKTQETPNSIQRLSQEEIATYPGGNNDIAKVVQSLPGVSGSVGFRNDVIIRGGAPNENVYYLDGVEIPNINHFATQGSAGGPVGLLNVSFIEGVTLSTSSFPAQYDNVLSGVLQFDQRNGNARERRTNIRVGASEAALTFEGPLVKPEGEELAKTTFITSIRRSYLQFLFKVIDLPFLPDYWDYQYKINHKIDSRNELNLIGVGSIDDFQINPPDDYSLEQQATLDQVPVIKQWSSTIGLSWKHRFKNGNGFMRTTLSGNILNNNFTRYQDNVEQEGILFRNESEEDENKLRFEMTNFLGDWTLSSGFLAQYSRYTNTTEDAVNELSYETNTEFYRYGLFGQISKPFFGERLTPSFGVRADGNTFLEDGMNMLSTISPRLSISYLLAPRWTLNASAGRYFKIPPYTILGYKDNSGDYLNKDSEYIQSDHLVAGLEFLPRKSTRLTLEGFYKRYDHYPVSIREQVSLANLGGDFEVLGNEDIASVGLGRSYGAEFLLQQKLNKNFYGILAYTLYWSEFTGLDENNYLPSVWDNRHLLTFTGGYKLPKNWELGLRVRYLGPTPYPLVDLDESLNTYPTFVYDYPQLGSVRLGAYNQADIRVDKKWNFSDWTFNVFLEVTNVLGSNLPTPPTYTLERTDDGQLVEPERLVEVPDTDNSAALPTIGIIIDF is encoded by the coding sequence ATGGGAGAGCTGAGTGGTTTTGTAAGAGATGCTAAAACCGAAGAGGGATTAATTGGTGTAAGCATCCGCCTGGAAGGCACAGAACTGGGAGGCATAACTGATATGAATGGTTTTTACCAAATTAAAAATATACCAGCCAAGACTTACAATGTTACTGCTTCTTATGTGGGTTATCGGTCCAAAACCAGATACAATGTAATTGTACGCTCGGGAGGAAACCCCGATATTAATTTCTCACTTACAGAAGCCGTGGATGAACTTAGCGAGATCGTAGTTGAGGCCAGCCCTTTTGAGAAGACTCAGGAAACCCCAAACTCTATACAGCGGCTGTCACAGGAAGAAATAGCCACTTACCCTGGTGGAAATAATGATATAGCCAAGGTGGTTCAGTCTTTACCGGGGGTCTCTGGCTCTGTTGGTTTCAGAAATGATGTTATTATACGCGGAGGAGCACCCAACGAAAATGTGTATTATCTGGATGGAGTGGAGATCCCGAATATTAACCATTTTGCTACACAGGGTAGCGCAGGAGGGCCCGTTGGTTTACTCAATGTATCCTTTATTGAAGGGGTTACCCTAAGCACAAGCTCTTTTCCAGCGCAGTATGACAATGTTCTATCTGGTGTCTTACAATTTGACCAGAGAAACGGAAATGCCCGTGAAAGAAGAACAAATATTAGAGTTGGAGCCAGCGAAGCAGCTCTTACTTTTGAAGGCCCACTAGTAAAACCAGAAGGCGAAGAACTAGCGAAGACTACATTTATTACTTCTATCCGTCGTTCTTATCTACAGTTCTTGTTCAAAGTAATTGATTTGCCGTTTTTACCAGATTACTGGGATTATCAATACAAAATTAATCACAAAATTGACAGCAGAAACGAACTTAACCTTATAGGAGTTGGCTCTATAGATGATTTTCAAATTAACCCACCAGACGATTACAGCCTGGAACAACAGGCTACTTTAGACCAGGTGCCAGTGATTAAACAGTGGAGTAGCACTATTGGCCTGAGCTGGAAACACCGTTTTAAAAACGGAAATGGTTTTATGAGAACAACATTGAGTGGAAACATCCTTAATAATAATTTTACCCGCTATCAGGACAATGTAGAGCAGGAAGGTATTTTGTTTCGTAACGAATCAGAAGAAGATGAAAACAAGCTCAGATTTGAGATGACAAATTTTCTGGGAGACTGGACTCTTTCTAGTGGTTTTCTGGCACAGTACTCTCGCTACACAAATACTACTGAAGATGCCGTAAATGAACTAAGCTACGAAACTAATACAGAATTTTATCGCTATGGCTTATTCGGGCAAATTTCTAAACCCTTTTTTGGAGAGAGATTGACCCCATCTTTTGGGGTTCGTGCCGATGGCAACACATTTCTGGAAGATGGCATGAACATGCTTAGCACTATATCTCCACGACTATCTATCTCTTACCTGCTTGCTCCCCGCTGGACGCTCAATGCATCTGCTGGCCGATATTTTAAAATTCCTCCTTACACCATCTTAGGATATAAAGATAATTCTGGAGATTATCTTAACAAAGACAGCGAATATATACAGAGTGACCATCTAGTAGCTGGCCTTGAGTTTTTGCCACGCAAATCTACCCGACTAACCCTGGAGGGTTTTTACAAGCGCTACGATCATTATCCGGTATCCATTAGAGAGCAGGTATCTCTGGCTAACCTTGGGGGTGACTTTGAAGTACTGGGTAACGAAGATATTGCCAGCGTAGGTCTAGGACGTAGCTATGGAGCGGAGTTTTTGCTACAACAAAAATTGAATAAAAACTTTTACGGTATTTTAGCCTATACACTATACTGGAGTGAATTTACTGGCCTGGACGAAAACAACTATTTACCTTCGGTTTGGGATAATCGTCACCTACTCACTTTCACCGGTGGGTATAAGCTTCCTAAAAATTGGGAGCTTGGCTTAAGAGTCCGCTACCTGGGCCCCACGCCATATCCTTTGGTAGATTTAGACGAGTCATTAAATACATACCCCACTTTCGTTTATGACTACCCGCAACTAGGTTCGGTACGCCTGGGAGCTTACAACCAAGCCGATATTAGAGTAGATAAAAAATGGAATTTCTCAGACTGGACTTTCAATGTGTTTCTGGAAGTTACCAACGTACTGGGCAGTAATCTACCAACACCCCCTACTTATACGCTGGAAAGAACAGATGACGGACAGTTGGTAGAGCCGGAACGTCTGGTAGAAGTGCCCGATACTGATAATAGTGCAGCACTGCCTACCATTGGAATAATCATTGATTTTTAA